Proteins co-encoded in one Papaver somniferum cultivar HN1 chromosome 5, ASM357369v1, whole genome shotgun sequence genomic window:
- the LOC113280389 gene encoding NAC domain-containing protein 2-like: protein MVLNKGVLPPGYKFMPSEKQIIKDYLVRKVQNTLPDVSWFILEKDIYRYSNPFLLFQEIQRNQGYFFTPITKVSSCGKNVNRKTGDGTWSGQKPTTLKDDDKKPIGTKRMYNFEWNVPKEKKREVEREKGHWIMHEYSLLPDYYTNNNIKADPEYVLCEIRCKIPIFDVHGVRQKQPQSQPVAKRQRTSPSTDAVPAVEPPANNRSSISWVPSPLPAETSTSKFVDLEAAPVFNNVESSSDWVASSPPVFNNVESHLNNGKLSEASAPVFSNAELSEWVPSQPPAMKTTDPYVPVPVPPAPTSMLSASMPDFDEFLNDDGWEEFFSFDNNGLPAVKDSLNTTTPDNNEWENLDDLLPTSEDKLNSSTPRDNSYTYYDSRKVLKASDSEAVKISKLGWDPVAYKAYFPNFEPMY, encoded by the exons ATGGTGTTAAATAAAGGAGTATTACCTCCAGGTTATAAGTTTATGCCAAGCGAAAAACAAATAATTAAAGATTATCTGGTTAGAAAGGTCCAAAACACTCTCCCGGATGTTAGTTGGTTTATCTTGGAGAAAGACATCTACAGGTATTCAAATCCGTTCCTCCTGTTTCAAGAGATCCAGAGAAACCAAGGATACTTTTTCACTCCCATAACCAAAGTGAGTTCATGTGGTAAGAATGTGAATCGAAAAACCGGAGATGGAACATGGAGTGGACAAAAACCAACAACCCTAAAAGATGATGATAAAAAACCAATTGGAACGAAAAGAATGTACAACTTCGAATGGAATGTTCCCAAGGAAAAGAAACGTGAAGTTGAACGTGAGAAGGGTCACTGGATCATGCATGAATATTCGTTGCTCCCCGATTATTACACAAACAACAATATAAAG GCGGATCCCGAGTATGTTTTGTGTGAGATTAGATGCAAAATACCGATATTCGACGTCCATGGAGTACGACAAAAACAACCACAATCTCAACCTGTAGCAAAGAGGCAACGAACATCTCCCTCAACGGATGCAGTGCCTGCTGTAGAGCCACCAGCTAACAATAGATCTTCAATATCATGGGTTCCATCACCACTGCCAGCAGAAACATCTACATCAAAATTTGTGGATTTAGAGGCAGCACCAGTTTTCAATAACGTAGAATCATCATCAGATTGGGTTGCATCATCACCACCAGTTTTCAATAACGTAGAATCCCATTTAAACAACGGAAAATTATCAGAAGCATCTGCACCAGTTTTCAGTAACGCAGAATTATCAGAATGGGTTCCATCACAACCACCGGCAATGAAGACAACGGATCCTTATGTGCCTGTGCCAGTACCACCTGCACCAACAAGTATGCTTTCAGCCTCGATGCCTGACTTTGATGAATTTCTCAATGATGATGGATGGGAGGAGTTCTTTTCCTTCGATAATAATGGTTTACCAGCTGTTAAAGATAGCCTTAACACTACTACTCCAGATAATAATGAGTGGGAAAATCTGGATGATCTGTTACCAACTTCTGAAGATAAACTTAATAGTAGTACTCCGCGGGATAACAGCTATACCTACTACGACTCGAGAAAGGTATTAAAAGCAAGTGATTCTGAAGCAGTGAAGATTTCCAAGCTTGGATGGGATCCTGTTGCTTATAAAGCATATTTCCCCAATTTTGAACCCATGTACTAA